A window of Megachile rotundata isolate GNS110a chromosome 11, iyMegRotu1, whole genome shotgun sequence genomic DNA:
TCTTAGCTGGCTGTGCACACggtaagtttttatttttaataaaaatgcaaatgtTCAGAATGATCGTTCagttaaatttatttgatttttttagGACAAAGGCAAGAGTTGGGCATGTCGTTCACCAGACACCCTCAGCCCCTAGAAGCACCGATCGGCGATGACGTGAATTTTGAGTGCAATCTAAACCTCGCCGCAGACCGATTTTCGTGGCGTCATAGACCCTTGGGGTCCGACAAATGGCTACCTGTTCTACATACACCTGCCAACGGCGGTAAAACTTCTAGACACGTGGTGAATTTCGATAACGAATCGAAAGCCGGGGATTATCGTTGTATAGCGTATTATGGTGAATTTCCTCATATTACTCTTCTGAAATTCTTCCGaactgtaattaataaatacttgTTTGGTAGGTTCAAGTGGCTTAGCTTCTAATCCTGCACGACTGACGCTTGCGACGCTGCAGAAGTTTTCTGACAAGAATGACATTGTTATAAAGGTTGCAGCAGGAAATACCGTGCCTATCACGTGCCCTGTGCCTTACTCAGCTCCAGACGCCATAGTTCAGTTTTATAAAGACAATACCGCAATAAATAATCTTATACAAAGAGACGATGTGATCGGCAGTAAAACTATGGTTATCGAGAACGCTAAAGTGTCGGACAGCGGAGCGTACCACTGTACCGCTACTAATTACATAAGCTCGCAAACGTACAGTAGCAACCATAAGACTATTTTGAACGTGCACTCGAATACCAGTTTCCAAGCTCCATACTTTATAAAACAACCGCAGACGGAATACAAAGTTTTGAAAGGTAAAAATGTGACTCTGGAATGCTTTGGCGCTGGGTATCCAGTACCGTATGTAGCTTGGAGTAGACTGGGTAGTCCACTGCCACCGAATTCCACCAAAACCTCGATGGGGTTAACGATAGTGAATGTCCAACCGACTGACAGAGGAGAGTATGACTGTATATGGAGTAAGAACGGTGTACATATCAAGTCTGTGATCATATTAAAGGTAATGGAGGCACCTGAAGTAATTAAGCCACCAAAGGCATCTACGTTTTCTGAGGGAGGAGAATTGGAGCTGTCTTGCTCGGTCACTGGGGAGCCACAACCGAAAATTGAATGGTTGATCAACGGGGAATCTTTGGCACCCAGTGAGAACGTGGAAATTAAGGGTTCTATGTTGCTCATTTCTGAAGTCGAAAAGAAACACGCTGGTATTGTTCAATGCGTTGCGAGCAACGAGTACGGCTCTCATTCTGGGTGCAATCTGTTGAGAGTGAATCCTAAGCAACACATAGGAACGGCTGAACCGAGACCAGACTATGGAATCCCTAATTCGAGGCATAAACACACTAGAGGTGGAGGTAGAAGGAGGAATAAGGAGGGAAAACGAAAAGGCACTggtaatttattacattttgcgTATATATTGTAGTATGTGAGTTAActtctaaattatattttacatttttagcaGTGTTAGTACCACCAAACCAGCCAAATGTCACGAGACTCTCGGACGTGTCGGTAATGGTTATATGGTCTGTGCCTAACAATACAGGCTTGCCAATTCAGTTTTTCAAAGTTCAGTACCGGGAACTTGGACAAAAAATGAACGGCAAGCAAGCAAAATGGATGACCGCGAACTCTGAAATACCGAAACACGTACGTTCGTTCGAGGTCACGGATTTGCAGCCCAACCATACTTATCGATTCAGGATCGCTGCAGTTTATTCGAACAACGATAACAAATTGAGTCCGAACTCCGTGCGTTTCCATTTGAATAAAGATGGAGGATTCGAAAGTAATAAGATGCCAATACCTTTACTGACAAACACCGAGGCGTTAGGACCGCAGGAGGTATTACTCATTTGGCAGAATCCGGATAAATCTGCCGACATCGATGGTTTCTACGTGTACCATCGAGCCTCCACGTCGGCTGGAGACTACATGAAAACTGCAGTGGCGGGAAAGGACTCTTACAACATAACTATTTCTCATTTACAACCTGACACGACGTACGAGTTCAAGGTGCAAAGCTTCTCGGTGGACGCTGCCTCTGAGTTCTCGCAAATTCTTCGACAGAAAACGAAAAAGGTTGTGAACGAAAATAATGATCGTAACGACGACAATCGTAATAGTCACGGTAGTAATTTGACGCTGGACAGTCGGGTGAGACCAGCGGAGGATAAAAACGTAAATATGTACGCGATTGTTGGTGGAGTTCTTGGTGGTTCGACGTTACTGTGCGGCTTGGGTGTGGTAGCAGTAGTCTATAAAAGGACTAAACACAAGCAGAGTCGGGAATCTTCGCAAAGCGAAGGTAAGCTGAAAATGAATAGCAACTTGAAAGTAATATTTCAAGCTCTCTTTTTTTCTATAGGGAAACCGATAACAAACGGAAGAGTAATGAACGGCGGAGTCACCGActccaaaataaatataacttcGAATCCACTTGCTGGTCTCGATACGTCCGAAGATATAATACAGCCTAAGGTCGGTATTTGTAAGTAGAAATATACTTCGTTCTGTCAGAGGAAAAGAATGACCGAGGGCTGAAAACTTTACGTTATCTCGTATCAACGTCTAAGTTTCAATTCGTTCTGCGGTCATTCCATTTCTCTCTTCAAGCGAAACAAAATACACTATGCGAACGTAAATACAATCTTAGGTGTCCTTGTAACTTAagatttcttttaatttctgtattcaaaaattgccaaatttctatattttcaatttgaaaattgacaaagTGGTGGGACCTTTTCTCCCATCACCATTTTCTCTGGGGAAGCCTACCGAGTTCGCTATTGTATGGCCCACGCTGTATGCCTTTTCatatttgtgattgcgattatttCTACCGTTGTCTGTCAGTTCATGTACGTGTGTGCGTGTCTGATTGTAATCCTGCGCGGAATTTTACTTCTTAAATCAACAAAGTATTTCATAACACCATGGGTATATCTGTATGCgaaaatttcatagaaattcTTTGTCACATTTAGCACTGCCCATGTGTCCTCTTCTGTACTTGGTCAATGGATTGATAGAAGCGTTGGGTGTTAATTTATACTGTCAATCTGCATTCGAAAGGAGAATAATGAAGAGGTGTATTCAATCACTATAATTGTCTACCACGATCAATTTCATGTTTCGGTGATAGGACTCCGCCTGGATTACAATAATACACCTTTGAAGTTGGCACGTTCACCTCCGTCGTGCTTTGACCCGTTCTATTTTAAATCTACCGCCGCACACACGTACGTGCGCACGCACACGCACGTGCGCGCGCACACAGACGCACACATTTTCCCCTACGCACTTTCGCACGCAATATCTGTATTTACATTCGACTAACGTGTTTCTGCTTTCAGACTATTCGATATTAAGGAGACTAGTCTTTCCTAGCTTTAGCATTGGCCGCGTGCTGCTCTTTAATTCTACTCGCTCTCTGCACTCTCTTTGGAGCCGCTTTTCTTTAGTTTTATTTTCCGAAACACACACGTACTTAC
This region includes:
- the LOC100877946 gene encoding interference hedgehog isoform X3, whose product is MRPVPSLCGVVTALLHVLAGCAHGQRQELGMSFTRHPQPLEAPIGDDVNFECNLNLAADRFSWRHRPLGSDKWLPVLHTPANGGKTSRHVVNFDNESKAGDYRCIAYYGSSGLASNPARLTLATLQKFSDKNDIVIKVAAGNTVPITCPVPYSAPDAIVQFYKDNTAINNLIQRDDVIGSKTMVIENAKVSDSGAYHCTATNYISSQTYSSNHKTILNVHSNTSFQAPYFIKQPQTEYKVLKGKNVTLECFGAGYPVPYVAWSRLGSPLPPNSTKTSMGLTIVNVQPTDRGEYDCIWSKNGVHIKSVIILKVMEAPEVIKPPKASTFSEGGELELSCSVTGEPQPKIEWLINGESLAPSENVEIKGSMLLISEVEKKHAGIVQCVASNEYGSHSGCNLLRVNPKQHIGTAEPRPDYGIPNSRHKHTRGGGRRRNKEGKRKGTAVLVPPNQPNVTRLSDVSVMVIWSVPNNTGLPIQFFKVQYRELGQKMNGKQAKWMTANSEIPKHVRSFEVTDLQPNHTYRFRIAAVYSNNDNKLSPNSVRFHLNKDGGFESNKMPIPLLTNTEALGPQEVLLIWQNPDKSADIDGFYVYHRASTSAGDYMKTAVAGKDSYNITISHLQPDTTYEFKVQSFSVDAASEFSQILRQKTKKVVNENNDRNDDNRNSHGSNLTLDSRVRPAEDKNVNMYAIVGGVLGGSTLLCGLGVVAVVYKRTKHKQSRESSQSEGKPITNGRVMNGGVTDSKINITSNPLAGLDTSEDIIQPKTIRY
- the LOC100877946 gene encoding interference hedgehog isoform X1; amino-acid sequence: MRPVPSLCGVVTALLHVLAGCAHGQRQELGMSFTRHPQPLEAPIGDDVNFECNLNLAADRFSWRHRPLGSDKWLPVLHTPANGGKTSRHVVNFDNESKAGDYRCIAYYGSSGLASNPARLTLATLQKFSDKNDIVIKVAAGNTVPITCPVPYSAPDAIVQFYKDNTAINNLIQRDDVIGSKTMVIENAKVSDSGAYHCTATNYISSQTYSSNHKTILNVHSNTSFQAPYFIKQPQTEYKVLKGKNVTLECFGAGYPVPYVAWSRLGSPLPPNSTKTSMGLTIVNVQPTDRGEYDCIWSKNGVHIKSVIILKVMEAPEVIKPPKASTFSEGGELELSCSVTGEPQPKIEWLINGESLAPSENVEIKGSMLLISEVEKKHAGIVQCVASNEYGSHSGCNLLRVNPKQHIGTAEPRPDYGIPNSRHKHTRGGGRRRNKEGKRKGTAVLVPPNQPNVTRLSDVSVMVIWSVPNNTGLPIQFFKVQYRELGQKMNGKQAKWMTANSEIPKHVRSFEVTDLQPNHTYRFRIAAVYSNNDNKLSPNSVRFHLNKDGGFESNKMPIPLLTNTEALGPQEVLLIWQNPDKSADIDGFYVYHRASTSAGDYMKTAVAGKDSYNITISHLQPDTTYEFKVQSFSVDAASEFSQILRQKTKKVVNENNDRNDDNRNSHGSNLTLDSRVRPAEDKNVNMYAIVGGVLGGSTLLCGLGVVAVVYKRTKHKQSRESSQSEGKPITNGRVMNGGVTDSKINITSNPLAGLDTSEDIIQPKSGEQQSPMEMASFLNGQNNNSNNHNNSDTAGTTDVNTSYTEPPLLQGSLPIEQPL
- the LOC100877946 gene encoding interference hedgehog isoform X2, with product MRPVPSLCGVVTALLHVLAGCAHGQRQELGMSFTRHPQPLEAPIGDDVNFECNLNLAADRFSWRHRPLGSDKWLPVLHTPANGGKTSRHVVNFDNESKAGDYRCIAYYGSSGLASNPARLTLATLQKFSDKNDIVIKVAAGNTVPITCPVPYSAPDAIVQFYKDNTAINNLIQRDDVIGSKTMVIENAKVSDSGAYHCTATNYISSQTYSSNHKTILNVHSNTSFQAPYFIKQPQTEYKVLKGKNVTLECFGAGYPVPYVAWSRLGSPLPPNSTKTSMGLTIVNVQPTDRGEYDCIWSKNGVHIKSVIILKVMEAPEVIKPPKASTFSEGGELELSCSVTGEPQPKIEWLINGESLAPSENVEIKGSMLLISEVEKKHAGIVQCVASNEYGSHSGCNLLRVNPKQHIGTAEPRPDYGIPNSRHKHTRGGGRRRNKEGKRKGTAVLVPPNQPNVTRLSDVSVMVIWSVPNNTGLPIQFFKVQYRELGQKMNGKQAKWMTANSEIPKHVRSFEVTDLQPNHTYRFRIAAVYSNNDNKLSPNSVRFHLNKDGGFESNKMPIPLLTNTEALGPQEVLLIWQNPDKSADIDGFYVYHRASTSAGDYMKTAVAGKDSYNITISHLQPDTTYEFKVQSFSVDAASEFSQILRQKTKKVVNENNDRNDDNRNSHGSNLTLDSRVRPAEDKNVNMYAIVGGVLGGSTLLCGLGVVAVVYKRTKHKQSRESSQSEGKPITNGRVMNGGVTDSKINITSNPLAGLDTSEDIIQPKVGIYYSILRRLVFPSFSIGRVLLFNSTRSLHSLWSRFSLVLFSETHTYLHDV
- the LOC100877946 gene encoding interference hedgehog isoform X4, coding for MRPVPSLCGVVTALLHVLAGCAHGQRQELGMSFTRHPQPLEAPIGDDVNFECNLNLAADRFSWRHRPLGSDKWLPVLHTPANGGKTSRHVVNFDNESKAGDYRCIAYYGSSGLASNPARLTLATLQKFSDKNDIVIKVAAGNTVPITCPVPYSAPDAIVQFYKDNTAINNLIQRDDVIGSKTMVIENAKVSDSGAYHCTATNYISSQTYSSNHKTILNVHSNTSFQAPYFIKQPQTEYKVLKGKNVTLECFGAGYPVPYVAWSRLGSPLPPNSTKTSMGLTIVNVQPTDRGEYDCIWSKNGVHIKSVIILKVMEAPEVIKPPKASTFSEGGELELSCSVTGEPQPKIEWLINGESLAPSENVEIKGSMLLISEVEKKHAGIVQCVASNEYGSHSGCNLLRVNPKQHIGTAEPRPDYGIPNSRHKHTRGGGRRRNKEGKRKGTAVLVPPNQPNVTRLSDVSVMVIWSVPNNTGLPIQFFKVQYRELGQKMNGKQAKWMTANSEIPKHVRSFEVTDLQPNHTYRFRIAAVYSNNDNKLSPNSVRFHLNKDGGFESNKMPIPLLTNTEALGPQEVLLIWQNPDKSADIDGFYVYHRASTSAGDYMKTAVAGKDSYNITISHLQPDTTYEFKVQSFSVDAASEFSQILRQKTKKVVNENNDRNDDNRNSHGSNLTLDSRVRPAEDKNVNMYAIVGGVLGGSTLLCGLGVVAVVYKRTKHKQSRESSQSEGKPITNGRVMNGGVTDSKINITSNPLAGLDTSEDIIQPKVGI